The proteins below are encoded in one region of Mycobacteriales bacterium:
- a CDS encoding response regulator transcription factor: MIRVVIADDQDVVRAGLRLILEVHDDICVVAEANDGLVAVDQVLTHQPDVALLDIRMPGIDGIEATRQITAAGVKSRVLILTMYGLEGNVYDALRAGASGFLLKTDSPQQLVDGVRVIASGDQMLAPAVTRALVERFVSGAHPDATAESFDLTDRELDVLRLVAKGQSNAEIASELLVSEGTVKTHVARILAKLGVRDRTQAVVLAYERGIVRPGQA, translated from the coding sequence ATGATCCGCGTTGTCATCGCCGACGACCAGGACGTCGTGCGTGCCGGGCTTCGGCTGATCCTCGAGGTTCACGACGACATCTGCGTCGTCGCCGAGGCGAACGACGGGTTGGTCGCAGTCGACCAGGTGCTCACCCACCAGCCAGACGTCGCCTTGCTCGACATTCGGATGCCCGGCATCGACGGCATCGAAGCGACCCGTCAGATCACGGCTGCGGGCGTCAAGTCCCGCGTTCTCATCCTGACGATGTACGGGCTCGAGGGCAACGTGTACGACGCGCTGCGCGCGGGAGCATCCGGCTTTCTGCTGAAGACCGACTCGCCGCAGCAGCTCGTCGACGGCGTACGCGTGATCGCGAGTGGTGACCAGATGCTTGCGCCCGCCGTGACCCGCGCGCTGGTGGAGCGGTTCGTCTCTGGGGCGCACCCAGATGCCACGGCCGAGTCGTTCGACCTCACCGACCGCGAGCTCGACGTGCTGCGGCTGGTCGCCAAAGGCCAGTCCAACGCCGAGATCGCGTCGGAGCTGTTGGTCAGCGAGGGCACCGTGAAGACTCACGTCGCGCGGATCCTCGCGAAGCTCGGGGTGCGGGACCGCACGCAAGCCGTCGTCCTTGCCTACGAGCGAGGGATCGTGCGGCCCGGCCAGGCGTGA
- a CDS encoding histidine kinase — protein MPASSLDKLRGWPLDVAISIVVAGAAVSEVLSNHLISPKAAALPCELFTATVLAARRRYPLSTVIAVSASGAAEAIGGVPIDQPWVPLAAMMIATYTLVSRARLDRAVIGLLCLALAFAVQVIDQHKGFGNFVFGAAFVLPIFLIARTMRKREDQAELEARQSEELAVAAVEAERRRIARELHDVVSHSVGVMVLQAGAAQSVVERDPAKTRELLESIRVTGLAAVNELGTLLALVRAEPSDELTPAPRLADLGPLVERMREAGLAVDLDIAGLNRSLPAALELSAYRIVQEGLTNALKYAAGSAVHVAVSCTEHSLEIDVTDSGRRGPRARSGNRQGLVGVSERVAVFGGHVHAGPAGDGWALRASLPLSS, from the coding sequence GTGCCCGCCTCGTCGCTCGACAAGCTACGTGGGTGGCCCCTCGATGTCGCGATCTCGATCGTGGTCGCCGGCGCCGCCGTATCGGAGGTACTGAGCAACCACCTGATCTCCCCCAAGGCCGCCGCCCTCCCCTGCGAGCTCTTCACTGCGACCGTGCTCGCCGCGAGGCGGCGCTACCCACTGTCGACGGTCATCGCGGTGTCAGCGTCGGGTGCCGCGGAGGCGATTGGCGGCGTTCCGATCGACCAACCGTGGGTTCCGCTGGCCGCGATGATGATCGCGACTTACACGCTCGTGTCGCGCGCTCGGCTGGACCGCGCCGTCATCGGCTTGCTCTGCCTGGCGCTGGCCTTCGCCGTCCAGGTGATCGACCAGCACAAGGGCTTCGGCAACTTCGTATTCGGAGCCGCATTCGTACTCCCGATCTTTCTGATCGCGCGAACGATGCGAAAGCGCGAGGACCAAGCTGAGCTGGAGGCCCGTCAAAGCGAGGAGCTCGCAGTGGCAGCGGTCGAAGCGGAACGCCGCCGCATTGCGCGTGAGCTCCACGATGTGGTGTCGCACAGTGTCGGGGTGATGGTGCTGCAGGCAGGCGCCGCGCAGTCAGTCGTCGAGCGCGACCCCGCCAAGACCCGCGAGCTGCTCGAGTCGATCCGAGTCACCGGCCTAGCAGCCGTCAACGAGCTCGGGACTCTTCTGGCGCTGGTCCGAGCCGAGCCTTCGGACGAGCTCACCCCGGCGCCGCGGCTGGCTGACCTCGGCCCGCTCGTCGAGCGCATGCGCGAGGCCGGCCTCGCCGTCGACCTCGACATCGCCGGATTGAACCGTTCACTACCCGCCGCCCTGGAGCTGTCCGCGTACCGGATCGTCCAGGAAGGCCTCACCAACGCGCTGAAGTACGCGGCCGGCTCAGCTGTACACGTCGCGGTCTCATGCACCGAGCACAGTTTGGAGATCGACGTGACCGACTCCGGGCGGCGGGGACCCCGAGCTCGAAGCGGCAACCGCCAGGGGCTCGTCGGCGTCAGCGAACGGGTCGCGGTGTTCGGCGGCCATGTACACGCTGGACCGGCGGGCGACGGGTGGGCACTGCGCGCTTCGCTGCCGCTCTCGTCATGA
- the clpB gene encoding ATP-dependent chaperone ClpB, which yields MDSYRFTTRSQQALSDAVGAAAAAGHPHVEPLHLLSALLGPADGVPRPLIEAAGGDPTKIAAEVAAALDRLPSATGSTVAAPGLSRPAIAVVNAAADLAKSLGDEYVSTEHLVVGLASAGGAPVADLLPSASQLQDAFSVVRGSARVTSPEPEGTYQTLEKYGVDLTAAARDGKLDPVIGRDTEIRRVIQVLSRRTKNNPVLIGEPGVGKTAVVEGLAQRIVAGDVPESLRGKRLVSLDLAAMVAGAKYRGEFEERLKAVLAEIRDSDGQVVTFIDELHTVVGAGATGEGAMDAGNMLKPMLARGELRLIGATTLDEYRESIEKDPALERRFAPVMVGEPSVEDTIAILRGLKGRYEAHHKVEITDAALVAAATLSNRYITARFLPDKAIDLVDEAASRLRMEIDSRPVEIDELQRAVDRLRMEEMALEREDDVASRERLEKLRAELADKNEQLAALNARWEREKTGLNRVGDLKQRLDALRTQAESAQRAGDLETAGRLLYGEIPAAEAELASAAAAEQAADAAVLPMVKEEVGPDDVAEVVASWTGIPAGRLLEGETEKLLRMESALEARVVGQDDAVQAVSDAVRRARSGIADPDRPTGSFLFLGPTGVGKTELAKALASYLFDDERAMVRIDMSEYAEKHSVARLVGAPPGYVGYDEGGQLTEAVRRRPYTVVLLDEVEKAHPDVFDVLLQVLDDGRLTDGQGRTVDFRNAILLLTSNIGSSFINDPALDDAAKREAALGAARAHFKPEFLNRLDDIVVFHSLGTEQLGAIVDIQVARLAARLADRRLTLDVTDAAREWLALSGFDPVYGARPLRRLIQSAIGDQLAKGLLSGEIRDGDQVVVDTTDDRSALAVQAAQQATV from the coding sequence CCAGCAGGCGCTCAGCGACGCGGTCGGGGCCGCGGCCGCGGCCGGCCACCCGCATGTCGAGCCGCTGCACCTGCTGTCGGCGCTGCTCGGCCCGGCTGACGGCGTACCGCGCCCGCTGATCGAGGCGGCCGGCGGTGACCCGACGAAGATCGCCGCCGAGGTCGCCGCGGCACTCGACCGGCTGCCTTCCGCCACCGGCTCGACGGTGGCCGCTCCTGGCCTGTCGCGACCGGCGATCGCCGTCGTCAACGCCGCGGCCGACCTGGCGAAGTCCCTCGGCGACGAGTACGTCTCGACCGAGCACCTCGTCGTCGGGCTGGCCTCCGCCGGCGGCGCGCCGGTCGCGGACCTGCTCCCCTCCGCGTCGCAGCTGCAGGATGCGTTCAGCGTCGTGCGCGGGTCGGCGCGGGTCACCAGCCCCGAGCCCGAGGGCACCTACCAGACCTTGGAGAAGTACGGCGTAGACCTGACGGCGGCCGCCCGTGACGGGAAGCTCGACCCGGTCATCGGTCGCGACACCGAGATCCGCCGGGTGATCCAGGTGCTGTCCCGGCGTACCAAGAACAATCCCGTGCTCATCGGCGAGCCGGGCGTCGGCAAGACCGCTGTCGTCGAAGGTCTGGCGCAGCGCATCGTCGCCGGCGACGTGCCGGAGTCGTTGCGCGGCAAGCGTCTGGTGTCGCTCGACCTGGCGGCGATGGTCGCGGGCGCGAAGTACCGCGGCGAGTTCGAGGAGCGGCTCAAGGCCGTCCTCGCCGAGATCAGGGACAGCGACGGACAGGTCGTCACCTTCATCGACGAGCTGCACACCGTCGTCGGCGCCGGCGCGACCGGCGAGGGCGCCATGGACGCCGGCAACATGCTCAAGCCGATGCTGGCTCGTGGCGAGCTGCGGCTGATCGGCGCGACGACCCTCGACGAGTACCGCGAGTCGATCGAGAAGGACCCGGCGCTCGAGCGGCGCTTCGCCCCCGTCATGGTCGGCGAGCCGAGCGTCGAGGACACCATCGCGATCCTGCGTGGACTCAAGGGCCGTTACGAGGCGCATCACAAGGTGGAGATCACCGACGCGGCGCTGGTCGCGGCGGCGACGCTGTCCAACCGTTACATCACCGCCCGCTTCCTGCCGGACAAGGCGATCGACCTCGTCGACGAGGCCGCGTCGCGGCTACGCATGGAGATCGACTCGCGGCCGGTGGAGATCGACGAGCTCCAGCGCGCGGTCGACCGGTTGCGCATGGAGGAGATGGCCCTCGAGCGTGAGGACGACGTCGCCTCGCGCGAGCGGCTCGAGAAGCTACGCGCCGAGCTTGCCGACAAGAACGAGCAGCTCGCCGCGCTCAACGCGCGATGGGAGCGGGAGAAGACCGGTCTCAACCGGGTCGGTGACTTGAAGCAGCGCCTCGACGCGCTGCGCACCCAGGCGGAGTCGGCGCAGCGCGCCGGCGACCTGGAGACGGCGGGCCGATTGCTCTACGGCGAGATCCCGGCGGCGGAGGCCGAGCTCGCGTCCGCCGCGGCGGCAGAGCAAGCCGCGGACGCCGCCGTCCTGCCGATGGTCAAGGAGGAGGTCGGGCCCGACGACGTCGCCGAGGTGGTCGCGTCGTGGACCGGCATTCCGGCCGGGCGGCTGCTCGAAGGTGAGACCGAGAAGCTGCTGCGGATGGAGTCCGCGCTCGAGGCTCGTGTGGTCGGGCAGGACGATGCGGTGCAGGCGGTCTCCGACGCCGTCCGCCGCGCGCGGTCCGGCATCGCCGACCCCGATCGCCCGACCGGTTCGTTCCTGTTCCTCGGCCCGACCGGTGTCGGCAAGACCGAGCTGGCGAAGGCGCTCGCGTCGTACCTGTTCGACGACGAGCGCGCGATGGTCCGCATCGACATGAGCGAGTACGCCGAGAAGCACTCGGTGGCCCGACTGGTCGGCGCGCCTCCCGGCTACGTCGGGTACGACGAGGGCGGCCAGCTCACCGAGGCGGTGCGCCGGCGGCCCTACACCGTCGTGTTGCTCGACGAGGTCGAGAAGGCGCACCCGGACGTGTTCGACGTGCTGCTACAGGTGCTCGACGACGGCCGGCTGACCGACGGCCAGGGACGTACGGTCGACTTCCGCAACGCCATCCTGCTGCTGACGTCGAACATCGGCTCGTCGTTCATCAACGATCCGGCGCTCGACGACGCCGCGAAGCGGGAAGCCGCGCTGGGTGCTGCCCGGGCGCACTTCAAGCCGGAGTTCCTGAACCGGCTCGACGACATCGTGGTGTTCCACTCGTTGGGCACCGAGCAGCTCGGCGCGATCGTCGACATCCAGGTCGCCCGGCTCGCGGCGCGGCTTGCCGACCGGCGGCTGACCCTCGACGTCACCGACGCGGCGCGAGAGTGGCTGGCGCTGTCCGGCTTCGACCCGGTCTACGGCGCCCGGCCACTGCGCCGGCTGATCCAGAGTGCGATCGGTGATCAGCTCGCGAAGGGCCTGCTGTCGGGTGAGATCAGGGACGGCGATCAGGTGGTGGTTGACACCACGGACGACCGGAGCGCACTCGCCGTGCAGGCGGCCCAGCAGGCGACCGTCTGA